The following DNA comes from Meles meles chromosome 8, mMelMel3.1 paternal haplotype, whole genome shotgun sequence.
GCTGAGGGAAGGGGTGAGAGGGCGTTTCTCCGGCTCCTGCACCTCGAGGCCTGAAGGGGAAGGCTCAGCTCAGACCCGCTCCCCCAGGAGCTCCCAGCATTTGAGGCGGCCCCCCAGGGCCCtccaccttctgcccctcccaccgcccctcgCAGCTCGCCTcagctccccctgcctccctctagCTGCACTGGCCACCTTGCCTGTCCTTGAACTTGCCAGGCCTTTGCTtcagctgtttcctctgcctgaaatgcttGTCCCCAGGCATGTTGACAGGAAAATCTCTCACCTTCTAGTCTTTGCTCCCACTTCACCTCCTCTCTCAGGACCACCCTGAGCACTATATAGTCAAAATCGCAACCTGCCCCACCCAGCGCTCCTgacctccttccccctgctctccgTCCTCCCCAGAGCATGGCCATCTCCTAACATTCTGGGGCTGAGCCGCCAGCGCGGGACCAAGCATGTGAGATGTGGCCCATCTGAACTTCCACGTGCTGGAGTGTAAAGTGGCCAAGGTTGtagcaagaaaaaataacacaaacTATCTCGTTAATAaagaattaactaattaattaaaatatctcattaatgaATTTCCATACTGATAATAGGTTGAAATGGTAGCAGTTCAGGTATAATAGgatcagtggtttgggccactgccttcggctcaggtcatgatctcggggttctcggatcgagtcccgcattgggctctctgctcggcggggagcctgcttccctctcactctctctgcttgcctctctgcctacttgtgatctctgtcaaataaataaataaaatcttttaaaaaaaaattaattttgcctgaataaagccataaaaaaaaaaaaagccgggggatgcctgggtggcttagtcattaagtgtctgctttcggctcaggtcatgatcccagggtcctgggatcaagctccgcattggactacctgctgagtggagagcctgcttctctctctcctccctgctcccactctccttgttatctctgtctttttccccatataaataaaatctttttaaaaaattaattttacctgtcTCCTTTTACTTTTCTGATgaggctactagaaaattttaaattacatgtatAGCTCATGTCATATTTCCACTAGACAGGGCCGttgtaaataattattatttttatgcatGTTGTTTACTATCTCCCTCCTGCACCAGAATGCTCCCTGCTGTATCTCCAGCTGTGTCCCCTGCTGTACCCCTAGCATATCACCTGGCACTCGGTAAAGGCTCACTGTCAAGTCGAGGAGTGGATGAACCACCGGCCCCAGGCAGGCCAGATACCCCCAACTCACCCTCTCCGTTAGCATCGGCTTTGTGTTCCGACAGGGTCTCGATAGAGCCATCCCACCCCACGCTGGGTCCTGGGGGAGCACAAGGCAGCTAATGGGCCATGGGGACCAGAGCAGAGGTGGGCAGGGCTTGTGCGGAGACCCAAGGGACCAGAGGGAAAGCCAAGGGGCTGCTGGGTTCAAGGGAGCTGGAGAGCAAATGGGAGCAGGGACCCTGGTCTCTCACCTTTGCCCTGGGAGGTGGGCGCGCCCAGGGGGCCCGGCCTGCGCTGTCGGAATCGCTGCCTGGGGGTGTCCCCGGGGCTGAACGACTCAGAGCTTCGCCCCACTGGGAATCTGGAGCTGAGTTTCCGCCGCCGCCCCCCTGCCAGGGTCTCATCCCGAAGGCAGAGGGAGCTCTGGGCCCGGCGCATGGGTGCAGGGGAAGGGGATCCTGCAAAGGTatagggagggagggtgtgtggagctgtgcagggaggggctgggcagaGCGGAGGGGCGAGCAGGGTGAAGCTGCAAAAGGGCAAGGACAGGAGGCTGCAAGAGGCAGGGGTAAGGTCTGGGTGAAGGAGGGTGGCGACAGGAGGCTGGCCTGAGCTGGCTCTGACACTAacccactgtgtgaccttgggcaaggcacgtcccctccctgggcctgggATAAATGACCTCTTGCTAAAGTCCCCGGCTGCTCTGAGGTCCGAAACACTGCTGCAGATGGGCAGGACGGGGTGAGTGGCAGCGGGGCAAGAGGCAGGTACGAGCTGAAGGGCTTGCAACAGAAAGGCCACGGGGTACACAAGATGAAGGGAGAGACCACGGGCGTCGGCAAGCACCGGGATGGGGATAGGAGACATGGGGTGAGGACCATCCTGGTCACTGGGCCCCCCAGACCCACCTGTCCCATCTGCCTCCCTGCCCTCGGAGAGCTCCGTCTCTGGGGGGCCCCCCAGGCTCTCGGTGCTGCCAGCCCCATCGGCCCCCAGGCGTGGCCCCCCATGGGGGCCCCCCTCCCGCCGGGGCCGCATCAGCCTCTTCACCTTGTCTGCCAACCAGCTGCCCTTCCTGGGGGCAAGAGGGCACAAGAGGGGGTAaggccagggaggaaggaaggacaagaGGGCCACGTTGGGGATGGCAAAGGCCAGGCAAACCCTCATCGGGGCCTAGAgcgggcagggcaggggcagaggttGGGAGGATCCCCGGCTCCAGGGCGTGGACGGGCCCCTCACTTGATCCGGGGCAGGGGCCCAGGCTCCAGCACTCGGTACTGGTCCATGATCTTCTCCACCAGCTTCTGCTTCTCACGGCGCAACGCATTGAGCTGGTCcctgtgagcaggaggaggaaggacgCAGGCATGAGGCCAGGCAGGAGGGAGCCTCAGGACACTCGGCTAGTCCGGTGTTGGCGAACCGCTGCTGTCCTGAGTCCCAGGTGGTCAGCCCCGAGCTGGGCCCCTCCACGGCCTGCTCACAGGTACTCGCGCTGCTCGCGATGCAGGTGGTCCCGGCTCTCCAGGCTGCGCTCCAGGAGCTCCCGGTTCTCCCGGCTCAGCGCCTGGACCTCAGCGAGGAGCTGCCGGTTCTCCTCTTCCTGGGCGCTCCGAAGCTCTGTCAACagctgcggggggtggggagggggcagacagTAGGGCAGGTGGGGGATTTAATGGGGCTCCGGGTGGCTACCtcctcacccagccccccacagaccactccccagcccccagcaggcCGCCGCCCAGCCCTCAGCACACCTCGCATTGCGTGGTCAGCCGGCAGGCGCTGAGGTCTAGCTGCTGGTTGGACTCACGCAGACGCTGGCTCTGCACCTCCAGCTGGGCCCGCTCCAGCTCCAGCCGCGCCAGCCGGCCCCGCAGCTCCCCGCGCTCCCCCTGCAGCTCACCCCGCTCCCGTGACACCTCGGCCAGCAGCTTCTGAGCCCTGCAGAACCCAGAAGAGTTGCTCTCCGAGGGCACGCGgtccccctcccaggccctgagaAGAGCCCCGCTGGGGGAGAGGAGCCAAAGCAGGATCCCACAGGGATGGTGACTAACTCACCACCAACCCACTTCGAGGACAGGAACACAGAGACCTGGCCCAAGAGCAGCGGGGCCCGTGCCGGGGCTGGTACCTATCATGCTCGATCTGCAGCCTCCGCAGCTCCTCCTCCAGGCTGCGCTGCCGATGCCCGTCCTGCATCAGGCGTTCTCGCTCTGCCAGCAAGGCCTTCTCCTGTGCCTCCACGCTGGCCCTCTGGGCCTGCAGCTGCTCGTGCCTGGGATGCACAGGGACCGAGAGGGCTGCAGAGACCTGGGGCCGGGGCAAGCGGGCGGCCGGACTCTCTGGGGTCCACCCTCTCCTAAGCACTGGCCCCCAAACAAAGCCAAGGAGCAGAATGCTGGGCGGGGTGCCCACCACTGCCCATAATGAACAAGCCTCGGGTGAGCTCAGCCCGGAGCCCAGCCACACGTGAGGCCACGGCAGCAGAGGTGGCTGTGTTGCGTGGGGGTGCTTCTGGGCGAGGGGAGCAGGGGGGTGGTCAGACCCACCCAGGGAGTCTGCTCCACGCAGGCTGGGGGTGCTGGGGAGCGAAGCCGGGAGTCTGGGGGAGGCTCACCGGCCCTGCAGCTCCCGGTGTGCCAGCTCCAGGGCCCGCATGTTAGCCTTGAGGTCACGGTGCCGCACCAGCAGTCCCTCTAGCTCGGCCTCCTGCCGCCGCTGCAGCTGGGCCAGGGCCTCGTGATCGCGAAGCAGAGCCTGCTGTTGCCCCCGGGTCTCCTCCTGGGACTGCCGCGCCGCCCGCACCTCCTCCTCCAGCACCCCCAGCTTCCGGtgcagctcctgcccctgcatCTCCAGCACAGACTTCTCAGCCTAGACAGGGGAGCGGGTGTGATCCCCGTTCCGAAAGAGGTAAGGGACTGGGCGCAAAAGgcaaggggcagggcagaggatcCAAGAGAGGACTATAGAGGCAGACCGCTGGAGCGGGGGCGACGGGGTACAGAAAGCAGAGGCGGGGTTAGTGGGCAAGGAGAGGTGAGCGGTATCACGGAGATGGGTGCTGACGCCAGGCCTTGGAGGGGAGGGCAAGAGGCACAGGGTGGCGTTGGGGGGGGGAAGCCAGGGCGGGGTAAGGGCAGGGAAAGCGTTAGGGACCAAGGGCTTGCTGTTGAGAGGGATGGAGCTCAGCAAACCCAcagaggtgaggggaagggggaagacgGGGGCAGAAGGGGCAAGTACaagggagcagggaagaggggtgCCCAATGGGGTGTTCAGAGGTCAGGCACAAGGGAACAGGAAGCGCGGTAGGCTGGGAGCTAGGGCAGAGAAAACGGTGGGTGGCAGAGGAAAGGGGGCGTGAGCGAGGGCAGGGGACAGGGTACCCAGACCGCTACCCACCTGCAAGCGGCTGCTGTACTCCTGGGCGCGCTGGCTCTGCAGCAGGAGCTCCTGGGCGCGCCCCTGCAGGCTCCCCAGCTGTCCCTCCAGGTGCTGCAGCTGCCCCTGCAGAACCACCTTCTCAGCCACCAGCGTCGCATTCTGcccagaggggagtggggagtcAGCAGGGGGCAGGCCACTGGGCCAAACCCCCCCTCCCCGTGCCCGCCACGGGCAACACTCACGCTGCGCTCCACCTCGATGAGCCGCCCACTCTGGGCCCCCGGGGTCCTCGACTCGGCGTGCCCATCCGACCCCAGCCCCTCGGGGCCCCGGCGCAGCTGCAAGGAGAGGCCCCGGGAGGTCATGCAGGAGCGTGGAGGAGGCCTGAGGATGGTGCGAGGACCTAACCCAGGGGACCCTCACCCCTTCGGGCGTGCCCCCGCCCCATCCCTCCATCATGGGTTCTCCCACCCCCGCACTCCTGCCTCCCGAAGGTCCATCTGTCATTCTCTATCTGCCCTGCTCCGTGTCACTCAGTTCTACAGCATTTTCCAGCCTCTCTCCACTCTGCTTTTCCTCTGGGCCCCGGGTTTCAATGCCACTTCCCCCCAGCCGAGCCTACCAGGGGCTCTGCTGGGGGCCCACTGTCCCCTGACACCCCGTGTTATGGTGTCCTGTGTCCTTGCCTGCTCTTGGGCCTCCCCACACCCCAGAGCTgagccctgagctgggagcctcaGAAACGATGGTCAGCCAAGGACAAGGGCAGTAACCGAGATCACTCGGGAGCGGGGAGGCCCTGGAGAAACACAGCCGAGCAGAAACACCTCCAAGCGGAGCTGCCGGGGTATGTCCACCGGAGGAATGAGGGAAACAAGGCTCCAGGGCCCCAGAAGACTCCAGGACCTGGGCAGAGTCCGCCTGACCCCCAAGCACGGGGCACTCTCCAAGATGCCCCCAAATGGGGCACAATGCAAGGGACGGGCCAAAAATCAAGGGGCAAGACCAGCACGGGGCTGGAGGGACCGGAGCACGCGCAGCCCTGGACGTGGGCAGGCAGGATGGAGGGCGGGGTAGGACGAGGCTGCCGGGCTCTGCCTGCCTCACCTGGAccagctcctcctccagctgcagAGCCCTGGTCTTGAGCTCCCTCAGGGCCTCCTCCTTGCTGGTGGCCGCCGCCTGCAGCTCAGCTTCCAGCCGCTGTTCCAGGCCCTGGTACCTGTCGGGAGAAGCCGTGGCACCGACCACTGCCCCGGCCCTGGCTGCGCCCCCTCTCTGCCCCGGGGCCACACCCCCACCTCTGGTGCTGGAACTCTTGTTCCCGCAGAAATTCCTGGCGCTCCCGGGCCGCCTGCTTCAGCTCACTCTGCAGATGCTCCAGCCGCGCGCCCAGCTCCCGGCTCCGTACCACGGCCTTCTCCAGCTCCTGAGGGCAGGCACAGCAGGCTCAGAGCGGGAAGGGAAGACCAccgccctccccagcctccccccatCCTTCCCCAGGGAGGGCCAGATGGCGTCTGGAGACCTAGTTTTCTGTCCTTCCTCCATCACCCTAGGCAAATATCTTTTTAAGTAGgttctcacgaccctgagatctagagtcacgTCCTTTACTGATGGAGCACATCAGGCGCCCCACCCTGGGCCAAGATCTCTAACCCTTTGGCCTTCTACgcctccatctgtaaaatgggaacaaagcCTGGCCACCTTGCAGAGTGACCAGAGAAGAGCTGGGAGGTAAGCCTGGCGGCGGGGGAAGGAGGCCCCTGGTCCAGGAGTCGGAGACACTCGCCAGGCAGAGCgtctttacctctctgagcccacGGTTCCTCGTGCGCCCAGTGGCCGCGAGCCGTGTCCTACGTGATGAGGCCATGCTGGCCACgagagggaaagagggatttAAAAGAGGCAGACAGGAAGAGTGCCCTGGGCCACAGAGGGATGGGGACGGAGGACAGGAACTGGGTGAACGTCAGGCCCAACCACAGTGGGggctggtgggtggggagagatgCTGCGGGCCAGGCCAGGAGTCCTGTGGCGGTTGGGCCGCACCATTGCGGAAGGGGGCAGAGCGGGATGCAGAGACAGACCAAACCATTCTGAGGTGGGGGGGCCCTGGCAGGATGAAACCACAAGCAAGGGCCTACTCGGACCAGCTGCCTACCAAAGCCTGTCTCTGGACACCAAGTCTACCGCTGCTGCTCTGACCTTCCTAGGTTTGCAACCCCACCGAGTCTCCCCCGGGGCTACTGTCCTTCTGAACACCCTTGGCCACTGCCTCTCACGGGAAAAACTATAAGTCCCATGAGGCCCTGCTGCCTTTTGGCCCACATTCAGGAGAGCCCAAGGGCTAAGGGTAGAAAGAACAGTGGTACCCATGAAGAGACTTGAACCTCGGGCCAGACCCCAGAACTGGCCCCTTCCAGGCCCTCGGCACCCTGCCCCCACTGCACCTCCTGCCCTCCACCCAGCCCACAGGGACAGGCTGCCTGGCCTCAGGTTGCCTAACCTCCCGGGTCTAGCCACCTCCGCCTACACCACACCCAGTCATCACCAGGAACTGCTCTGCCCAGGAAATGTCACAAAATTCCCCTTTGTCCTCAGGCTCTTCCACAGCGCTCAGTCCTGGGAGCACGCCTTACCCTCACCTGCCCTGCCCGCCCTGCCCGCCTGCTGGCATCCCCATTCCCcagccgccgccccccccacaTTCGCCCGGAAGGCAGGTCATCTGAATTCGAGCTTCCCAGGACAGGAGACAGGTTAAGGAACGCGCCCCTAACGGCACAGCCGGCTGGTCGGAGATCTGGGCCAGAAGCCAGGTGTGCCCGACAGCATGGCTCAGTCACATCCTACAGAGTGAACCCCAGAGACCCCCCTCTCCACCTACCTTCCCACCcgcacccccatccccccactccccagccctgccctgccctgcctgatGCCTCACCCCGGGTCAACCCAACAGGGTGTTCCAGCTCCTCTCCGCCCAAGGGGGCTCTCAGCAAACGACCCCTTCTTTCTGAATCTCGGGGTCCTCATCTGGACAACAGGGATGAGACTGGAAACTGCTCAGCTGGAAGATTCCATTCCTAGTTGTGcacgccccacccctgcagcaCAGGGCCCCGGGCCTGAACACCCTTCCCATCGCCTCCTAGCCTCCTCCGCTTCCCCCAAGGGGCCTCGCAACACGAGGACCTCGCGACTCGGCCTCCCCTTCAACATCCTGCTGGGTTTAAAGGTCATGGCCCTCGTGTAAAGGCCATTGAGATCATTTCCTTCCTAAGAACCACCACAACTCCTTCCTCCGCTTGAAAGGAAGATGAGGCCCTGCCCAGTATGAACCTGCTGGTGAACCCCCACCCGTCCGGTGCCTGAGCATCCGTAATGCCTTCGGGTCTCCGCACATGCCGTTCCCTCTAAAGTGTCCTTCCCACCTAGTGGGAGCCCGACTGTTCCTCACACCCTTCTCCGAAGCCTCCTTGCCTCCACCCCAGCACCAGCTCCCTCTCCCGTGGCCTCCTGCACCCTTTGCAAcaggtcttggggcacctgagtggctcagctccttgagtgtctgactcttgatttcttagggtcctgggatcgagccccaggtcaggatccctgctcagcgggcagtcaacttgtctccctcttcctctgcccctccccctgcactcactctctctaaaataaattttaaaatcctaaaaatcaTATTAATAATAATCAACATGTCTTGGGGCGCCcggatgactcagtcagtgaaccatccgactcttgatttcggctcaggtcatgatctcaaggtcgtgggatcgagccccttgttggagtctgcttgagatccactcctcccctcaccccctgcccctttcccccttctctcaaaaataaaaacaaataaatagatcttttaaaaatataattaacatgtcTGGAGCCTTTGCCCGGCATAAACTAGGCTCATCACACAGTTACCTCCCTTGGTCTCCCGAAAGGCCTGAGACAGCAATGAAGGGtgccccccattttacagaaggagaaATAGGGTGGAGGGGAGTCGGCTCCCACAGTCTGAGAGCCAGGACTGAACCCCCAGGCGGTCCGGCTCCATACCCACACTCTTATCCCCTCCTACAGCCCGCCCCACCAGACAGAGGGGACATCGGTCCCGTGTCCTGGGCCCAGCACCTCTTGGAAGGCAGGGGTGGACTTCGCCTTTCTCTCTCCAGCCCCAGTAGGTGCCGAGCGCTCTGGGGCCACTGATGGAATTGATAACCCAAACCCCAGCAACTGGCCCAGAACCCTACTTCCCACCCCAGGCTGTGAGCCCCGACCTACCTCCttgagggcctgcttctccctctcggcCTCCTGCAGGTGCCGGCGGCCATCGCTCTCCAGCACTTGCAGCCGCTCCTCCGCTGCCTCCGCCCGGGCCCTCAATCTGGGCCCCTCGCGCTCCCACTGCCTCCGCTCTCGGCCAGCGGCTGCCAGGGCCTCCACCAGGGCCTCCCGTTCCCGCGACACGGCCTCCAGCTCCCGGCCGGCTGCCTCCACGGCCTCCCGCAGTCGAGCCTGCTCCCAGGCCTGGGCCTCCACCTCCCGATGGGCCTCCGTCTCTGCCCTCCGGGCCTGAGCCAGCTCCTCAGAGAGGCGGGCAGCCTCCGTGCCTCGGGCCTCAAGCCTCCGGGCCTGAGCCTCTAGCTCTGCTCGAAGGGCCTCGGCCTCTCGCCTGAGttttgtctcctcctccctcaTGGCCTCCTGCTTGGGGACACCACCAGCCAGGTTCTCCCCTGGGATGGGCCCTTCCCAGGTCTGGGCCTCCAAGGCCCCTTCTGGCTTCTGCTGGGGATTTTGCTGGCCTGGGTCCCCAACCGTCCCCTCCAGCTTCTGTTCATGCTCTCTGGCCTCTCTCTGCCCTTGGGGTAGGTCCAGCCCTTGGCCTAGGGTCTCCTGTTCCTCCAGCTGCGCGTGGAGGCTGGGCTCTGAGGGTCCAGGCTTGCTCGCAGGACCCTCCTGTCTCAGCACCTGACCTTTGGGCCCTGACTCTCCAGTCTCTCCTCCCAAGAGCTCGGCCTGAGTTTCCACCCCTGGACCTTGAGGGGAGACCACAGTGCTGGGAGTCTGAAGAAGGGCTCCATGGCTGGCCTTCTCCAGGCGATCCTGTGTTGCTCCAATGTGGCCTGACTCCTGGAGGGTCAAGTCTGAGGTCTGGGGGGCCGTGGCAGTCATCGGGAGGGGCCTTTGTATCACCTGGGGGTCTGAATCAGAAGCCTGGGGAAGCACAGCTACTCTCTCCAGGGCTGAGTCTGGTACCGGGGAAGCTGGGCCCGAGGCCTCGGTGCCTTCATCCCCCACCTGGCCAGCCAAACCCTGGGGTCGCACGTCTGAGGCCAGGCAAGTCTGGGGAGCCGCATGCAGCTCTGGGACCAAGGAGTCCTCGCTCCGCTCCTCCAGCAGGGGGTGCTGAGGGCACATGAGAGGAAGGGTCAAGCccccaggaggaggcagggaaggaccAACTaggatgggtgggggaggggactcaCCTGGCCCTCAGGCTGCCCCCGGAGGCCCTGCAGCAGGGCCCGGAGCTCCCGATTCTCCCTCTCCAGGGTCTGCAACCgcccagcctctgcctctctcacttCATCATGAAGTGAGGGGGCTGCTCCTGGCACAGGTGCTGGGACAAGGAAGATGAGGTTAGGACCCCTCCGTACCCTTGGCCAAGATCCCTGGTTCCTCCCCCCCCTTGGGAAGAGAATGAAGTCAGAAGCCATCCCCACTAGAGTTGCAGGAAAACGGGCAGCCAGCCCCACAGTCCCAGCCCCTCCACGGGGGCCCTACCCACCCTCGCACGGAGACCCCAGGGGCGGCTCCAGGCTCCGCTgaagctccagctccagctccacgttctcctctgccagctgctccacCTGATGCCGCAGAGTGTCCAGctcctgggggcggggcagggtcaGACAAGCCTTGTCCACCGCGGCCAGGCCAACGTGTGGGCTGGATCACTAGGGCAAACAAGGAGTCCGGGGTCCTAGGGAGCACTAGAGAACTCTAGGGGAAACACTGGGGTCACCAGGGGTCACAGATGACACTGACTGGGGGTCACTCGGGCCATCTCACCGCATGAGCCTCGCCCAAACGGGTCCGCAGCAGCAGATTCTCACGCTGAGCCTCGTGCAGCCTAGCGCAGCGCTCTTGAGAAGCCTCCAGCTGCTCCTCCAGGAGCGCCTTGGAGGCTTCCAGAGTCCCGGAGAGAGCCCGTTCCTcctggtggggggagcagagacaAGTGGAGATGTGATGCTGCCCCCCAAGC
Coding sequences within:
- the CCDC88B gene encoding coiled-coil domain-containing protein 88B isoform X4 produces the protein MGPCSSGCWASSPCAHRAPSSRGGPRVVGGRDGPASQRVRNLNHLWSRLRDFYQEELQLLILSPPPDLQTLGFDPFSEEAAEELEGILRLLLGASVQCEHRELFIRHIQGLGLEVQSELAAAIQEVTQPGAGVVLALAGPEPGELEPPELEMLSRSLLGTLLRLARERDMGAQRVAELLLEREPAPLLPEAPARTPPEGSSHHLALQLANAKAQLRRLRQELEEKAELLLDSQAEVQGLEAEIRRLRQEAQALSGQAKRAELYREEVEALRERAGRLPRLQEELRRCRERLQVAEACKSQLEEERALSGTLEASKALLEEQLEASQERCARLHEAQRENLLLRTRLGEAHAELDTLRHQVEQLAEENVELELELQRSLEPPLGSPCEAPVPGAAPSLHDEVREAEAGRLQTLERENRELRALLQGLRGQPEGQHPLLEERSEDSLVPELHAAPQTCLASDVRPQGLAGQVGDEGTEASGPASPVPDSALERVAVLPQASDSDPQVIQRPLPMTATAPQTSDLTLQESGHIGATQDRLEKASHGALLQTPSTVVSPQGPGVETQAELLGGETGESGPKGQVLRQEGPASKPGPSEPSLHAQLEEQETLGQGLDLPQGQREAREHEQKLEGTVGDPGQQNPQQKPEGALEAQTWEGPIPGENLAGGVPKQEAMREEETKLRREAEALRAELEAQARRLEARGTEAARLSEELAQARRAETEAHREVEAQAWEQARLREAVEAAGRELEAVSREREALVEALAAAGRERRQWEREGPRLRARAEAAEERLQVLESDGRRHLQEAEREKQALKEELEKAVVRSRELGARLEHLQSELKQAARERQEFLREQEFQHQRYQGLEQRLEAELQAAATSKEEALRELKTRALQLEEELVQLRRGPEGLGSDGHAESRTPGAQSGRLIEVERSNATLVAEKVVLQGQLQHLEGQLGSLQGRAQELLLQSQRAQEYSSRLQAEKSVLEMQGQELHRKLGVLEEEVRAARQSQEETRGQQQALLRDHEALAQLQRRQEAELEGLLVRHRDLKANMRALELAHRELQGRHEQLQAQRASVEAQEKALLAERERLMQDGHRQRSLEEELRRLQIEHDRAQKLLAEVSRERGELQGERGELRGRLARLELERAQLEVQSQRLRESNQQLDLSACRLTTQCELLTELRSAQEEENRQLLAEVQALSRENRELLERSLESRDHLHREQREYLDQLNALRREKQKLVEKIMDQYRVLEPGPLPRIKKGSWLADKVKRLMRPRREGGPHGGPRLGADGAGSTESLGGPPETELSEGREADGTGSPSPAPMRRAQSSLCLRDETLAGGRRRKLSSRFPVGRSSESFSPGDTPRQRFRQRRPGPLGAPTSQGKGPSVGWDGSIETLSEHKADANGEGLEVQEPEKRPLTPSLSQ